One Corynebacterium efficiens YS-314 DNA segment encodes these proteins:
- a CDS encoding UDP-glucose 4-epimerase family protein yields the protein MRVLITGANGFIGRYLVDKLASTHEVIAAVRTDTVFPQGVEVRVIPSIDSQSDWVGLLSDIDVVVHLAARVHVMNESAEDPLSEFREVNALGTSKLAGAAAEQGVKRFVFMSSIKANGEGNSHAPYSDTDVPAPVDPYGVSKWEAEQLVTSVGNETGMEIVILRAPVVYGPGVRGNIKRLSQLVRLGLPLPFGAVNNRRTMLSLQNLGVWVGRAISEASPPERAVLMGDPSPVSTRVLVEELALGMGKRAILLPIPVSLMERVARLIGKEQITQRLFSDLEVRPSFQAFQGIESELAPENQSIQEAGAAFGLRN from the coding sequence ATGCGAGTGTTGATTACCGGAGCAAATGGTTTTATAGGCAGATACTTGGTCGACAAGCTTGCCTCGACTCATGAGGTGATTGCCGCCGTGAGAACAGATACTGTTTTTCCACAGGGGGTAGAGGTGCGAGTTATTCCTAGTATAGACTCGCAGTCTGACTGGGTGGGATTATTAAGCGATATAGACGTTGTCGTGCACCTAGCAGCTAGGGTTCATGTGATGAACGAGTCGGCGGAAGATCCCCTTTCGGAGTTTCGTGAAGTGAACGCTTTAGGAACTAGCAAACTTGCAGGGGCTGCTGCTGAGCAAGGTGTAAAACGATTCGTATTTATGAGTTCGATCAAGGCAAATGGGGAAGGCAATTCGCATGCGCCTTACTCAGATACTGATGTTCCGGCGCCGGTTGATCCATATGGTGTTTCCAAATGGGAGGCAGAACAACTGGTTACCAGCGTTGGGAATGAAACCGGAATGGAAATTGTGATTCTTCGGGCTCCAGTTGTTTATGGGCCTGGTGTCAGAGGAAACATAAAAAGGCTGTCTCAGCTGGTAAGGCTTGGACTTCCTCTTCCATTTGGAGCCGTGAATAATCGGCGAACAATGTTGTCATTACAGAACCTCGGGGTATGGGTTGGTAGGGCGATTTCCGAAGCATCACCTCCAGAGAGGGCTGTATTGATGGGGGATCCCTCTCCAGTTTCGACAAGGGTTCTAGTAGAAGAATTGGCCCTAGGGATGGGCAAGCGAGCAATTCTCCTGCCAATTCCTGTTTCCTTAATGGAGAGAGTTGCTCGGTTGATTGGGAAAGAGCAAATAACGCAAAGACTCTTCTCAGATCTTGAAGTACGTCCCAGTTTTCAAGCATTTCAAGGCATTGAATCGGAGCTTGCTCCTGAGAATCAATCCATCCAAGAAGCTGGTGCAGCTTTCGGTTTGAGGAATTAG
- a CDS encoding low molecular weight phosphatase family protein — translation MSDSFRILTVCTGNICRSPLAEQLLKSRFQGVDQIEFDSAGTQAMVDDPMPEHSLRIARGLEILDSELHRGKQLTEAHLDAADLILAMDRGHRRQIVELSPRATRKVFTIREFKRLIDVTRDEDLRAEVIASDGTPVGKLRAAVEAARLGRSDLSPLDNPDDDDVIDPYGKFEAVYDASAQQLIPVVEVVASYLRRAMEIG, via the coding sequence ATGAGTGATAGCTTTCGGATTCTTACCGTCTGTACCGGCAATATCTGTAGGTCACCGCTGGCTGAGCAGTTGCTGAAGTCCAGGTTTCAGGGGGTTGATCAAATTGAGTTTGATTCAGCCGGAACCCAGGCGATGGTCGATGATCCTATGCCTGAGCACTCCTTAAGAATCGCACGTGGCCTTGAGATTCTTGACTCTGAACTGCATCGTGGAAAGCAATTGACGGAGGCACACCTTGATGCAGCTGATCTGATTCTGGCCATGGATCGGGGGCACCGCAGACAAATTGTAGAACTCAGCCCGCGTGCTACACGTAAGGTCTTTACCATCCGGGAGTTCAAAAGGCTGATTGATGTAACCAGGGATGAGGATCTCCGGGCTGAGGTCATAGCCTCCGATGGCACACCCGTTGGGAAGCTTCGAGCAGCTGTTGAGGCCGCGCGGTTGGGCCGAAGTGACTTAAGCCCACTGGACAACCCGGATGATGATGATGTTATTGATCCTTATGGAAAGTTTGAAGCCGTGTATGACGCTTCTGCACAGCAGTTGATCCCTGTGGTGGAGGTAGTGGCCTCATACCTCAGGCGTGCAATGGAGATTGGGTAA
- a CDS encoding polysaccharide biosynthesis protein, translating to MAVKNNGGVTKTTPGVPVGKTLFILDAFAWIMAVFLAKLFRYEFNMTNVHWNAFVGFAVAAVLLQLLFGIFLHLYRKGLRHPFGSFEDTLNVSISVGGVGIILWIVSLVFGDTWGVSRGVMLIATPLALVMILGIRYAARMRVERLRRPAADSTPALILGGGYIGTNLIQWMMSDPRSPFRPVGVIDDNPDLAWQKIRGVQVLGTFEDIEKVASDTGAEMVIVAINDADATLLRRVQDVANKSGLAVKVMPAIDRVVSKGVRGDDLRDLSIEDLLGRQPVDTNVSEIAGYVTGKRVLVTGAGGSIGSQLCTEISKYGPAELIMLDRDETGLQQVLINVAGNGLLDTDAVVLADIREADALKKLFQERRPEVVFHAAALKHLPMLEQYPDEGWKTNVLGTLNVLAAADAVDVETFVNISTDKAANPTSVLGHSKRVAEKLTAWYGQHTGKRYLSVRFGNVIGSRGSMLPTFTRLIMEDKPLTVTHPDVTRFFMTIPEACQLVLQAGGIGRTGEVLILDMGEPVSILEIAQRMIAMSGKDIDIVFTGLREGEKMHEELVGDGESEDRPFHSKISHAQAESLAPEKLDRDRFMERAGKAEKQEKIL from the coding sequence ATGGCTGTAAAAAACAATGGGGGCGTCACTAAAACCACGCCAGGCGTGCCGGTTGGAAAGACCCTTTTTATCCTTGATGCATTTGCTTGGATAATGGCGGTTTTTCTGGCGAAGCTCTTCCGCTATGAATTCAATATGACTAACGTGCACTGGAATGCCTTTGTGGGGTTCGCAGTGGCCGCAGTATTACTGCAGTTATTATTTGGTATTTTCCTTCACCTCTACCGTAAGGGATTACGCCACCCGTTCGGCAGTTTTGAAGACACCTTGAATGTCTCCATTTCTGTAGGCGGCGTGGGTATTATCCTCTGGATTGTCTCCCTGGTGTTTGGAGATACGTGGGGGGTATCGCGCGGTGTCATGCTGATTGCTACGCCTCTAGCACTGGTGATGATTCTAGGTATCCGTTACGCAGCCCGCATGAGAGTGGAGAGGCTGCGGAGGCCTGCTGCTGATTCCACGCCAGCGCTTATTCTCGGCGGCGGGTACATCGGAACAAACCTCATCCAGTGGATGATGTCTGATCCGAGGTCTCCCTTCCGTCCGGTAGGGGTTATTGATGATAATCCGGACCTAGCATGGCAGAAGATTCGTGGTGTTCAGGTACTAGGGACCTTCGAGGACATTGAAAAAGTTGCATCCGATACCGGTGCTGAAATGGTAATCGTAGCCATCAACGACGCAGATGCAACCTTGCTCCGGCGGGTCCAAGATGTAGCTAATAAAAGTGGGCTTGCGGTCAAAGTGATGCCTGCAATCGATCGAGTGGTATCCAAAGGTGTTCGAGGAGACGATCTGCGAGACCTTTCCATCGAGGATCTTCTGGGCCGACAGCCTGTAGACACAAACGTGTCTGAGATTGCTGGTTATGTGACCGGCAAGCGTGTTTTAGTTACTGGCGCCGGTGGATCTATTGGTTCTCAGCTGTGTACCGAGATCTCTAAGTATGGTCCTGCGGAGCTGATCATGCTTGACCGTGATGAGACAGGCCTCCAACAGGTTCTGATCAATGTTGCGGGCAACGGTCTTCTGGACACTGACGCAGTGGTGCTTGCCGATATCCGCGAGGCTGATGCGCTGAAGAAACTATTCCAGGAGCGCCGACCAGAGGTTGTTTTCCATGCAGCAGCCCTCAAGCACCTTCCCATGCTGGAGCAGTATCCAGATGAAGGATGGAAGACGAATGTTCTAGGAACTTTAAATGTGCTGGCGGCAGCTGATGCTGTCGACGTGGAAACCTTTGTGAACATCTCCACAGATAAAGCAGCGAATCCAACAAGCGTGCTTGGTCATTCCAAACGCGTGGCAGAAAAATTAACTGCTTGGTATGGGCAACACACCGGCAAAAGGTATCTTTCGGTTCGTTTTGGCAATGTGATCGGTAGCCGCGGATCTATGCTTCCCACCTTCACTAGGCTCATCATGGAAGATAAGCCATTAACTGTGACGCATCCGGATGTGACCAGGTTTTTCATGACGATCCCGGAAGCATGCCAGCTGGTGCTTCAGGCTGGTGGCATTGGACGCACCGGCGAGGTTCTGATTTTGGATATGGGCGAACCGGTGAGCATTCTTGAGATTGCTCAGCGAATGATTGCTATGTCCGGCAAAGACATCGACATTGTGTTCACTGGTTTGCGTGAAGGCGAAAAGATGCATGAGGAGCTTGTTGGTGATGGTGAATCGGAGGACCGTCCCTTCCACTCTAAGATTTCTCATGCTCAAGCTGAAAGTCTTGCGCCAGAAAAACTAGATAGGGATCGTTTCATGGAGCGAGCCGGAAAAGCGGAAAAACAGGAAAAGATTCTCTAA
- a CDS encoding ATP-binding protein: protein MTLFNDDDHALFRSLRASSLARAFEEIVTANIDDDNPDVLTPEEAFRLAGQQVARDREAKRISEAIRKARFPIMDASIAEIRYEQGRNLNPMTMKRLGNHDWGADPTNLLILSPTGSGKTYLTCAVGISACHNGYSVAYWRMDDLARRLAVTRIDTLEHEDMLAGLFGVDVLILDDFLTVGVDERTASDLFAILANRENIHATIIGSQSTPGHWLDVLPDKNSGDSIVNRLSRSSRKITLGTVDMREITSRERIAAHDGQ, encoded by the coding sequence GTGACACTGTTTAATGATGATGATCACGCGTTGTTTCGCAGTCTGCGGGCCAGTAGCTTGGCTAGGGCCTTTGAAGAGATCGTCACCGCCAACATCGATGACGATAATCCTGATGTGCTAACCCCGGAGGAGGCGTTTCGGTTGGCTGGCCAGCAGGTGGCCAGGGATCGAGAGGCTAAACGTATTTCCGAGGCGATTAGGAAAGCGAGGTTTCCTATTATGGATGCCTCGATCGCGGAAATTCGCTATGAACAGGGTCGAAATCTTAATCCGATGACGATGAAGCGTCTGGGTAATCATGATTGGGGTGCAGATCCGACCAACTTGTTGATCTTGTCGCCGACGGGGTCCGGGAAGACGTATCTGACCTGTGCGGTGGGGATTTCTGCGTGCCATAACGGCTATTCGGTGGCGTATTGGCGCATGGATGATCTGGCTAGGCGTTTGGCGGTCACTCGGATCGACACGTTGGAACACGAGGACATGCTGGCAGGCTTGTTTGGTGTTGATGTGTTGATTCTGGATGATTTTCTCACCGTGGGTGTTGATGAACGCACTGCAAGTGACCTGTTTGCGATTCTAGCGAATCGGGAGAATATTCACGCAACGATCATCGGGTCGCAGTCGACTCCGGGGCATTGGTTGGATGTGTTACCGGATAAGAACTCCGGGGATTCCATTGTCAACCGTTTATCGAGATCGTCTCGCAAGATCACCTTAGGCACGGTGGATATGCGTGAGATCACCAGTCGGGAGCGGATCGCTGCCCACGATGGTCAGTAG
- a CDS encoding glycosyltransferase family 4 protein encodes MLKRTRKGYFEERELQDMKKKCSLQTSSTSSGPPNKPKLVAGVTIGSSAFSFLRGQLKWFVEHNWDVVLVSSPDRKARAAAEREGVPLVGIPMDRGISPIRDMVSLIRWVKYLARERPGALSVGTPKASFLGILAAYIVGVPRRLYIVRGLRLEGAKKPLSYILWLMEWVTMLLATDVFYVSKSLASECKRRKLYFPAKSWLIGEGSSNGVDAIGIQEVVEKVDRDNFRSEIGFSSQDFVVGFVGRINTDKGVNMILQALEDPKLAANIRVLMLGDIEDDSLAEKIRSFDDRIVNVGWKDDAWSYFPAMDVLCLPTRREGFPNVVLEAGAAGIPTLTTEVTGAIDSVIPGQTGALVKFGDVTEIVDALNTFASNPAAAKEMGQAARERVLADFNPESIWNGLNEILTGQDCPRFAKRCLKESRM; translated from the coding sequence TTGCTAAAACGTACTCGCAAAGGTTATTTTGAAGAACGGGAATTACAAGACATGAAGAAGAAATGTTCTCTCCAGACTTCTAGCACTTCTTCTGGTCCTCCTAATAAACCAAAATTAGTTGCAGGCGTAACTATAGGAAGTAGCGCTTTTTCTTTTCTAAGGGGGCAGCTGAAATGGTTCGTTGAACACAACTGGGATGTCGTCCTTGTGTCTTCTCCCGACAGGAAAGCCCGTGCTGCAGCCGAGCGTGAGGGCGTACCTTTGGTTGGAATTCCGATGGACCGTGGTATTAGCCCGATAAGAGACATGGTTTCTTTAATTCGATGGGTGAAGTATTTAGCGAGGGAACGCCCAGGAGCTCTCAGCGTCGGAACTCCGAAAGCATCGTTTCTGGGGATTCTGGCAGCTTATATAGTTGGCGTTCCTCGTCGGCTTTATATCGTTCGAGGCCTAAGGCTGGAGGGAGCAAAGAAGCCATTAAGTTACATTCTGTGGTTAATGGAGTGGGTGACTATGTTGCTTGCAACGGATGTTTTCTATGTCAGTAAGTCCCTCGCGTCTGAGTGTAAAAGGCGTAAGCTATATTTTCCTGCTAAATCCTGGCTCATCGGAGAAGGAAGTAGTAATGGAGTGGATGCAATCGGGATTCAGGAAGTAGTGGAGAAAGTTGATCGGGACAATTTCCGATCGGAAATCGGATTTTCTTCGCAAGATTTCGTCGTTGGGTTTGTTGGGAGGATTAATACCGATAAAGGGGTAAATATGATTCTTCAGGCTCTAGAAGACCCCAAGTTAGCAGCGAATATTCGTGTTTTAATGCTCGGTGACATTGAGGATGATTCGTTAGCTGAAAAGATTAGATCTTTCGACGATAGAATCGTGAATGTTGGTTGGAAAGACGACGCTTGGAGTTATTTCCCTGCGATGGATGTGCTTTGTCTTCCGACGAGAAGAGAGGGTTTTCCCAATGTAGTTTTGGAAGCAGGCGCAGCTGGCATTCCAACCCTCACTACTGAGGTCACGGGTGCGATAGACTCGGTTATTCCTGGACAGACAGGGGCGCTCGTAAAGTTTGGTGATGTAACAGAGATAGTTGATGCTCTTAATACCTTTGCTAGTAATCCCGCGGCCGCGAAGGAAATGGGCCAGGCAGCTCGCGAACGAGTATTAGCTGATTTCAATCCTGAATCAATCTGGAACGGGTTAAATGAAATCTTAACCGGACAAGATTGCCCCCGATTTGCAAAACGCTGTCTTAAAGAAAGCCGAATGTGA
- the istA gene encoding IS21 family transposase — protein MASTRDIITAVLFGDSYTTISTRLKCSRRDISAAHKLIDAHQITLHSLSQITDEELEEWKNPLRGLPQESKYLAPDFATTLHRLKTNPHHTLLLDWRYYLVEAGSAAKQPYSYSHYCQRFHAYVDAHDLYRTLHHQPGRTMQVDWAGDTIKITDRITGQARKVHFFTAVLPYSSMMYVHPSFTMDIKAWLNCHIAALRYFGGAPFVLVPDNDTAAIYRPKKNDPARAVSAEYEALAKFYNTAVMPTDVRAPKQKAGVERSVQIAYSRILGVLEMEGPFHSIDQIEDIVADQVHEINYDIVRVDGTRRNEQFQAEERHLLIPLPDQDYTSYEWKELKVQRNYHISCDKQYYSVPWKLVGSTVKARLSNTDITVFAGDQVVATHRRLHGRFGQYSTHADHVPPAHLDTAELWSDQWFINQARLVGPATTTVIEMMINRHAHHAHGWLDCQNILKTLGGKSRSGLEQACQELLDADLYPTYSVIKKLQSSIITNRDTHKRSVAGSAPTPAPDLVKPQPVQDLDTGVFLRSSSAYEVDDIPSLSFDDEQEGNQ, from the coding sequence ATGGCTTCTACCCGGGACATCATCACCGCAGTCCTATTCGGTGATTCCTATACCACCATCAGCACCAGGCTGAAATGCTCGCGCAGAGACATCTCCGCAGCGCATAAGCTCATCGACGCCCATCAGATCACGCTGCACTCACTGAGCCAGATCACCGATGAGGAACTCGAGGAGTGGAAAAATCCCCTCCGTGGGCTGCCGCAAGAATCGAAGTACCTGGCACCAGACTTTGCCACCACCTTGCACCGGCTGAAAACCAATCCGCATCACACCCTCCTGCTGGACTGGCGCTACTACCTCGTCGAAGCAGGCAGTGCAGCTAAACAGCCCTATTCCTACTCGCATTACTGCCAGCGTTTCCATGCCTATGTCGACGCCCATGACCTCTACCGCACGCTGCATCACCAGCCAGGACGCACGATGCAGGTTGATTGGGCAGGCGATACCATCAAGATCACCGACCGGATCACCGGCCAGGCACGCAAGGTGCATTTCTTCACCGCGGTTTTGCCGTACTCATCGATGATGTATGTCCACCCCAGTTTCACCATGGATATCAAGGCCTGGCTGAATTGCCATATCGCTGCACTGCGCTACTTCGGCGGGGCCCCGTTTGTCCTGGTCCCTGACAATGACACCGCAGCGATCTACCGGCCGAAGAAAAACGACCCCGCCCGTGCCGTGAGTGCTGAGTATGAAGCATTGGCCAAGTTCTACAACACTGCCGTGATGCCGACTGATGTCCGAGCCCCGAAACAAAAGGCCGGGGTGGAACGATCCGTTCAAATCGCCTACAGCCGCATCCTGGGGGTGCTGGAAATGGAAGGCCCCTTCCACAGCATCGACCAGATTGAGGACATCGTTGCTGATCAGGTCCATGAGATCAACTACGACATCGTCCGGGTAGATGGGACACGCAGGAACGAGCAATTCCAGGCTGAAGAACGCCACCTGCTGATCCCACTGCCGGATCAGGACTACACCTCCTATGAGTGGAAGGAGCTAAAAGTCCAGCGCAACTACCATATTTCCTGCGATAAGCAGTACTACTCGGTGCCCTGGAAACTTGTGGGATCCACCGTCAAAGCCCGGTTATCCAACACCGACATCACGGTCTTTGCCGGAGATCAGGTTGTGGCTACGCACCGTCGACTCCATGGGCGCTTCGGGCAATATTCCACCCACGCCGATCATGTCCCACCAGCACACCTGGATACTGCAGAGTTGTGGAGTGACCAGTGGTTTATCAACCAGGCACGCCTGGTTGGTCCCGCGACCACCACGGTGATCGAGATGATGATCAATCGGCACGCCCATCATGCCCATGGCTGGTTGGACTGCCAAAACATCCTGAAAACGCTGGGCGGGAAAAGCCGCAGCGGGTTGGAACAGGCCTGCCAAGAGCTTCTTGATGCTGATCTGTACCCGACGTATTCGGTGATCAAAAAGCTGCAGTCATCGATTATCACCAACCGCGATACCCACAAACGCAGCGTTGCTGGATCTGCGCCGACGCCGGCTCCTGATCTGGTGAAACCACAACCAGTCCAGGATCTGGATACGGGTGTGTTTCTGCGCTCATCCAGCGCCTATGAGGTCGATGATATTCCGTCTTTGTCTTTTGATGATGAGCAGGAGGGCAACCAGTGA
- a CDS encoding MraY family glycosyltransferase: MNVELMSAVLLTATIVSLISPLGWRLLLKKAGIFDVPNHRSSHNKPTLRGGGLAPMTGMITAGIAIPLIFSSGRDLYTAFVVISFSLLICWVGLIEDIRGIPTKIRAFLQLAFGLALGISILSQASNGWVWIPLIALFYAANVNFVNFMDGVNGISGMFAVVVGVVYGIIGWAEEEHWLIFCGLLIVALFAPFLGWNLTPPGMFLGDVGSYLLGGLTAAIVIAGIGMGINPIAMLAPVSIYWVDTVSTLFRRALTRQPLLEPHRSHIYQQLTDKRLSHLTVAAIAALYSAVAAAVGLISLSSSGYVETIAILAALVFIWGAYIALPVILKSRKALS, encoded by the coding sequence ATGAATGTCGAGCTGATGTCCGCAGTTCTGCTCACTGCGACAATCGTGTCATTAATTTCACCGTTGGGTTGGAGGTTGCTTCTTAAAAAAGCTGGGATTTTTGACGTGCCTAATCATCGGTCGTCTCACAACAAGCCCACTTTGAGAGGTGGTGGGCTTGCTCCTATGACGGGTATGATAACTGCGGGTATTGCCATACCGCTTATATTTAGTTCAGGCAGGGACCTCTATACCGCATTCGTAGTGATTAGTTTCAGCCTGTTAATTTGTTGGGTTGGTTTGATAGAAGATATAAGGGGCATCCCTACTAAGATCAGAGCCTTTTTACAACTTGCATTTGGGTTAGCCCTTGGAATTTCGATTTTAAGTCAAGCTAGCAATGGATGGGTATGGATTCCATTAATCGCTTTGTTCTACGCTGCTAACGTAAATTTCGTTAATTTTATGGATGGCGTTAATGGAATATCTGGCATGTTCGCTGTAGTAGTAGGAGTTGTTTACGGGATTATCGGATGGGCTGAAGAAGAGCATTGGTTAATATTTTGCGGTTTATTGATAGTGGCCCTTTTTGCGCCTTTCCTCGGTTGGAATTTAACCCCTCCGGGAATGTTTCTCGGTGACGTAGGAAGCTATTTGTTAGGTGGGTTAACGGCAGCAATCGTGATAGCTGGCATTGGAATGGGAATCAATCCAATTGCGATGCTTGCTCCCGTTAGCATTTACTGGGTTGATACGGTTAGTACTCTTTTCAGACGGGCTTTGACGCGTCAACCTCTTCTCGAACCGCACCGGTCCCATATTTACCAACAGCTCACTGATAAAAGGCTTTCTCATCTAACTGTGGCTGCGATTGCCGCTCTCTATTCAGCTGTTGCAGCAGCTGTTGGTTTAATATCGTTATCATCAAGTGGCTATGTAGAAACAATTGCCATTCTTGCAGCTTTGGTTTTCATCTGGGGAGCATATATAGCTCTACCCGTTATATTAAAAAGCAGAAAGGCACTTAGTTAA
- a CDS encoding IS110 family transposase: MPTPTIDLAGPVAGIDTHTDTHTVAIVTETGKHLATDTFPTTSNGYQQVTEFLSAYSVVAAGIEGTNSYGAGLTRHLIGHGHVVFEVLRPTRALRRRDGKSDPVDALAAARQVLTGQALSIPKDTTGPVESLRMLQITRHQLVATAAKLLTLIKSLLVTAPVTVRQRYATMTTTTLVMTLSRCRPPADVTDPVNGTLTSLKSLATTYNMLRAQCDELDNKITDLVEVINPAMTQIFGCRAVTAAELLVSLGENPQRIRSQAALAHLWGVAPIPASSGRTNRHRLNRGGDRQANAALHRIVLVRMRHDERTRDYVQRRIKEGLSKKEIMRCLKRAIVREIYQVLCLGRPVRQSSGLRSDEFRALRSKKGLSQTQVAKKLGCAPARISDIETGKRRLSELKLTYEEFLKTA, from the coding sequence ATGCCCACACCAACCATTGACCTTGCTGGCCCCGTAGCCGGCATCGATACGCACACCGATACCCACACCGTGGCCATCGTGACCGAGACTGGTAAACATCTGGCGACCGATACCTTTCCCACCACCAGCAACGGATACCAGCAGGTCACCGAGTTCCTCTCAGCTTACAGCGTCGTAGCTGCGGGGATAGAAGGTACTAACTCCTACGGAGCTGGTCTGACCCGGCATCTTATTGGCCATGGACATGTAGTTTTCGAGGTTTTGCGTCCTACCCGTGCCCTTCGACGCCGGGATGGCAAATCAGACCCTGTTGATGCACTCGCCGCCGCCCGGCAGGTGCTCACCGGTCAAGCACTCAGCATCCCGAAAGACACCACCGGGCCAGTGGAGTCACTGCGCATGCTCCAGATTACCCGCCATCAACTGGTCGCCACGGCGGCAAAACTATTGACTCTCATCAAGTCTCTGCTGGTCACGGCCCCCGTGACTGTTCGGCAGCGTTATGCGACGATGACGACCACCACCCTGGTTATGACATTGTCGCGGTGCCGCCCACCCGCAGATGTCACTGATCCCGTCAATGGCACCTTAACCAGTTTGAAGAGCTTGGCTACCACCTACAACATGCTGCGGGCGCAATGCGATGAACTCGATAACAAGATCACCGATCTGGTCGAGGTCATCAATCCCGCGATGACACAAATTTTCGGCTGCAGGGCTGTTACTGCCGCAGAATTGCTGGTGAGCCTCGGTGAGAATCCACAACGGATCCGATCACAGGCTGCGTTGGCTCATCTGTGGGGCGTTGCACCTATCCCGGCGAGCTCAGGGCGGACGAACCGACACCGGTTAAATAGAGGGGGTGATCGCCAAGCCAACGCAGCACTGCACCGCATAGTCCTGGTCAGGATGCGTCACGATGAACGCACCAGGGACTATGTTCAACGTCGAATCAAAGAAGGGTTGTCGAAGAAAGAAATCATGCGGTGCTTAAAACGCGCCATCGTCCGAGAGATCTATCAAGTGCTGTGTCTGGGGCGACCTGTGAGACAATCCAGTGGGTTGCGTAGCGATGAATTCAGAGCTCTGCGCTCGAAAAAAGGGCTTTCACAAACCCAAGTCGCCAAGAAACTTGGATGCGCTCCAGCAAGAATTAGCGATATTGAAACCGGCAAGCGTCGACTATCGGAGTTGAAGTTAACCTACGAAGAATTCCTTAAAACTGCTTGA
- a CDS encoding polysaccharide biosynthesis tyrosine autokinase: MELREYATILMKNWVLIVITSILGVAAGAGFSLLATPEYQSRTQIYVSVRSAAGTTGDLVQGANFSRQIVNSYVDVAKTGLVLEPVIDELGLEMSANQLASHLTVASPTDTALINITASSPSPEQAAEIANAVGESFKNVVQTQLEPDADAENSLINLTTTQNALPPSSPVSPNIPMNIVLGLLVGLAIGVGIAVLRTVLDTRIHSLKDVEAITDKPLLGGVLEDPEVKKNPLVMQTKPHSPNAEAYRAFRTNLQFLNVDESSSIFVITSPNPGEGKSTTSINLALALAESGSRVALIEADLRLPKISKYLNMEGGAGLTDVLIGKAELNDVLQRWGRTQLYVLPAGRIPPNPSELLGSSAMTQIIDEVDEGFDYVIIDAPPILAVTDAAVIGHGKAGVLVAVASGATKRPELEAAIQTLDHAGSNMLGVVVTMLPAKAAAGYGYGNYGYGNPKKIEASLGSSHE, translated from the coding sequence ACATCCATTCTCGGAGTTGCTGCGGGAGCCGGATTTTCCCTCCTTGCAACCCCCGAATATCAATCGCGGACGCAAATCTATGTTTCGGTCCGATCTGCGGCTGGAACCACCGGTGATTTGGTCCAGGGTGCAAACTTCTCCCGGCAGATCGTCAACTCTTATGTTGATGTAGCCAAAACTGGTCTGGTGCTAGAACCGGTAATTGATGAGCTCGGTCTCGAGATGTCGGCGAATCAACTCGCCTCCCATCTCACGGTTGCGTCGCCAACCGATACGGCGCTAATCAACATCACTGCTAGCAGTCCCTCGCCGGAGCAGGCCGCTGAGATTGCCAACGCGGTGGGTGAAAGCTTCAAGAATGTGGTTCAAACCCAACTCGAGCCAGACGCGGATGCTGAAAATAGTCTCATCAACCTCACCACCACGCAAAATGCGCTCCCACCCTCTTCTCCTGTGAGTCCTAACATTCCCATGAATATTGTCCTCGGACTGTTAGTGGGCTTGGCTATTGGTGTGGGTATCGCAGTTCTGCGTACGGTTCTGGATACGCGCATTCATTCACTAAAGGATGTTGAAGCTATCACTGACAAGCCGTTGCTTGGCGGTGTCCTGGAGGATCCAGAGGTAAAGAAGAACCCTCTGGTGATGCAGACCAAACCGCATAGCCCAAATGCAGAGGCGTATCGAGCATTCCGCACCAACCTGCAGTTCCTCAACGTTGATGAAAGCTCTTCCATATTTGTGATCACCTCCCCCAACCCGGGTGAGGGAAAGTCCACCACCTCTATCAATCTTGCTCTTGCGCTGGCTGAATCAGGTTCCCGCGTGGCTCTGATAGAAGCGGACCTCCGCCTACCGAAGATAAGCAAGTACCTGAATATGGAGGGAGGTGCCGGCCTCACCGACGTGCTCATTGGCAAAGCGGAGCTGAATGATGTTCTCCAGCGATGGGGCAGGACCCAACTCTATGTTCTTCCCGCAGGCCGTATCCCCCCGAACCCCAGTGAACTCCTGGGTTCTAGTGCCATGACTCAGATTATTGATGAAGTGGATGAAGGCTTTGACTATGTGATCATTGACGCGCCTCCGATCCTTGCTGTCACTGATGCTGCCGTGATCGGACATGGTAAAGCTGGAGTTCTGGTGGCTGTTGCCTCAGGAGCAACCAAGAGGCCTGAACTGGAAGCTGCGATTCAGACTCTTGATCATGCGGGTTCCAATATGCTCGGTGTTGTTGTAACCATGCTGCCGGCCAAGGCTGCTGCCGGTTATGGCTACGGCAATTACGGTTATGGTAATCCAAAAAAGATCGAAGCCTCCCTGGGAAGCTCCCATGAGTGA